A genomic region of Danio aesculapii chromosome 21, fDanAes4.1, whole genome shotgun sequence contains the following coding sequences:
- the clcn5a gene encoding H(+)/Cl(-) exchange transporter 5, with the protein MDNTGYCGESFNSLQSGTSDEDLVEIAGATLDFSSTDDMPPLDRDYGSGGSYGAGEGPNGIPKLMDLLDEPVPGVGTYEDFNTIDWVREKSKDRDRHREIAIKSKESTWALLKRISDAFSGWLLMLLVGLMSGALAGGIDISAHWMTDLKEGVCLNGFWFNHEHCCWNSNETTFQERDKCPKWKSWAELIVGTNSGPFAYIMNYLMYVSWALLFSFLAVSLVRAFAPYACGSGIPEIKTILSGFIIRGYLGKWTLMIKTITLVLAVSSGLSLGKEGPLVHVACCCANILCHLFTKYRRNEAKRREVLSAAAAVGVSVAFGAPIGGVLFSLEEVSYYFPLKTLWRSFFAALVAAFTLRSINPFGNSRLVLFYVEFHSPWHLLELIPFILLGIFGGIWGAFFIRANIWWCRRRKTTRLGHYPVLEVLVVTAVTAVLAFPNSYTRMSTSELISELFNDCGLLDSSQLCNYSNVSVTKSSSDALPDRPAGPDVYTAMWQLSLALIFKMLITVVTFGMKLPSGLFIPSMAVGAIAGRLLGVGMEQLAYYHHDWVIFRGWCSPGADCITPGLYAMVGATACLGGVTRMTVSLVVIMFELTGGLEYIVPLMAATMTSKWVADALGREGIYEAHIRLNGYPFLESKEEFSHKTLAMDVMRPRRSDPPLSVITQDGMNVEEVESLIAETSYSGFPVVVSHESQRLVGFVQRRDLVISIDNARQRQEGVVSASRIFFTEYTPPQPPNSPPPLKLRGIMDLSPFTVTDHTAMDIVVDIFRKLGLRQCLVTHNGRLLGIITKKDILKHMAQMANRDPDSILFN; encoded by the exons GTGGTTCTTATGGAGCTGGAGAGGGGCCCAATGGCATTCCTAAACTGATGGATCTGCTTGATGAGCCGGTCCCTGGAGTCGGCACATATGAGGACTtcaacactattgattgggtccGCGAGAAATCTAAAGACAGGGATCGCCACCGagag ATCGCCATCAAGAGTAAAGAGTCGACCTGGGCTCTGCTGAAAAGAATCAGTGATGCCTTCTCCGGCTGGCTCCTCATGCTGCTCGTCGGACTGATGTCAG GTGCTCTGGCGGGTGGGATCGACATCTCTGCCCACTGGATGACGGATCTGAAGGAGGGAGTGTGTCTGAACGGCTTCTGGTTTAACCATGAGCACTGCTGCTGGAACTCCAATGAGACAACCTTCCAGGAAAGGGACAAATGCCCCAAATGGAAAAGCTGGGCAGAGCTCATTGTGGGCACCAATAGTGGCCCTTTTGCCTACATAATGAATTACCTGATGTACGTGTCCTGGGCCCTGCTTTTCTCTTTCCTGGCTGTGTCTTTAGTCAGGGCGTTTGCTCCATATGCATGTGGCTCTGGAATACCTGAG ATCAAGACCATCCTGAGCGGGTTTATCATCAGGGGATACCTGGGTAAATGGACTCTCATGATTAAAACCATCACCCTGGTGCTGGCCGTGTCATCTGGACTCAGTCTGGGCAAAGAAGGGCCTCTGGTTCATGTGGCCTGCTGCTGTGCCAACATCTTATGTCATCTCTTCACCAAATACCGCAGGAACGAGGCGAAGAGACGAGAG GTATTGTCTGCCGCAGCAGCTGTTGGTGTGTCTGTAGCTTTTGGTGCACCGATCGGTGGAGTTCTCTTCAGTCTGGAAGAG GTGAGTTATTATTTCCCCCTGAAGACTCTGTGGCGCTCTTTCTTTGCGGCACTGGTGGCAGCCTTCACCCTTCGCTCCATCAACCCGTTTGGTAACAGCAGGCTGGTGCTCTTCTATGTGGAGTTTCACTCCCCCTGGCATTTGCTGGAGCTCATACCGTTCATCCTGCTGGGTATTTTCGGGGGGATCTGGGGTGCGTTCTTTATTCGAGCCAACATTTGGTGGTGTCGGCGACGTAAGACCACTCGTCTGGGCCACTACCCTGTGCTGGAGGTGTTGGTTGTGACAGCGGTCACAGCTGTGTTGGCGTTTCCCAACAGCTACACACGCATGAGCACCAGTGAGCTGATCTCAGAGCTGTTCAATGACTGCGGCCTGCTGGATTCCTCACAGCTCTGCAACTACTCCAATGTGAGCGTCACCAAGAGCAGCAGCGACGCTCTGCCGGACAGACCTGCGGGACCTGATGTCTACACCGCCATGTGGCAGCTCTCGCTCGCACTCATCTTCAAGATGCTCATCACTGTGGTCACCTTCGGCATGAAG TTGCCCTCTGGTCTCTTCATCCCCAGTATGGCAGTGGGAGCAATCGCAGGCAGGCTGCTTGGTGTGGGCATGGAACAGTTGGCATATTACCACCATGACTGGGTGATCTTCAGAGGCTGGTGCTCACCTGGAGCAGACTGCATCACCCCTGGCCTATATGCAATGGTGGGCGCCACTGCCTGCTTGG GCGGAGTGACCCGTATGACCGTctcgctggtggtcatcatgttTGAGCTAACAGGTGGTCTGGAATACATCGTGCCTCTCATGGCTGCAACCATGACCAGTAAATGGGTGGCAGATGCTCTGGGTCGAGAGGGCATCTACGAGGCCCATATCCGTCTCAATGGTTACCCCTTCCTGGAGTCGAAGGAGGAATTTAGCCACAAAACGCTAGCTATGGATGTGATGCGACCCCGCCGGAGCGACCCGCCACTGTCTGTGATCACGCAGGATGGCATGAATGTGGAGGAAGTGGAGTCGCTCATTGCTGAAACATCATACAGCGGTTTTCCTGTGGTGGTCTCGCATGAGTCTCAAAGACTTGTGGGCTTTGTGCAGCGCAGGGATCTGGTCATCTCTATTG ATAATGCTCGCCAGCGTCAGGAAGGTGTCGTTAGCGCCTCCCGAATCTTCTTCACAGAGTACACACCACCACAGCCACCCAACAGCCCTCCGCCATTGAAGCTCCGCGGCATCATGGATCTCAGCCCGTTCACCGTTACAGACCACACCGCCATGGATATCGTGGTGGACATTTTCCGAAAGCTGGGCCTGCGCCAGTGTCTCGTCACTCACAACGG GCGTTTACTGGGCATCATCACCAAAAAGGACATTCTGAAACACATGGCCCAGATGGCCAACCGAGACCCAGACTCTATTCTCTTCAACTGA